From a region of the Methanobrevibacter thaueri genome:
- a CDS encoding alpha/beta hydrolase family protein, translating into MIIEDSKLGYRKHVLDEFEFENGQTLQDVEVEYTTRGTPKYDEEGNIVNAIVYCHRFNGNCLSIEDLNQLLGPRSMLADFNFFYISITSLGYPESCSPSKTNLKFDFPKYTIRDCVNFKRKFLSDVFNISKVLGILGVGVGGYEAFTWGCEYPDEMEFLIIGSSSFKTDGYRYIFSKALSNLIESSDAYLDTVYSEHLSRMMFSINSLIYTQYFSKRAFQKFTREELEMLMDAFIEEGFNEDIYDFKFRNDATLNYDIEDKLSNIKAKTLIVSASEDIYYSPEFDVEPLKGKIENLEIFIFDAQEFVYKYDNSLFVDLFREFLEEFKK; encoded by the coding sequence AGACTCTTCAAGATGTTGAGGTGGAATATACAACCCGAGGAACACCAAAATATGATGAAGAAGGCAATATTGTCAATGCAATTGTCTATTGCCATAGATTCAATGGAAATTGCTTATCAATTGAAGATTTGAATCAACTACTTGGCCCTAGAAGCATGTTAGCAGATTTTAACTTTTTTTACATATCAATCACTTCATTAGGATATCCTGAATCATGTTCACCTTCTAAAACTAATTTAAAATTTGATTTTCCAAAATACACAATTAGGGATTGCGTGAATTTTAAAAGAAAATTTCTATCTGACGTATTTAATATAAGCAAGGTCCTTGGCATTTTGGGTGTTGGAGTGGGAGGTTATGAAGCCTTTACCTGGGGATGTGAATATCCTGATGAAATGGAATTTTTAATTATAGGCAGCAGTTCTTTTAAAACGGATGGTTATCGCTACATTTTTTCCAAAGCCCTAAGCAATTTAATTGAGTCATCCGATGCATATCTGGATACTGTTTATAGTGAACATTTATCTAGAATGATGTTTTCAATCAATTCATTAATTTATACCCAATATTTTTCCAAAAGAGCATTTCAAAAGTTTACTCGAGAAGAACTTGAAATGCTTATGGATGCTTTTATTGAGGAAGGCTTCAATGAAGACATCTATGATTTCAAATTTAGAAATGACGCCACATTAAATTATGATATTGAGGATAAATTATCCAATATTAAAGCGAAAACATTGATTGTCAGCGCTTCTGAAGATATTTATTATTCTCCCGAATTTGACGTAGAACCTCTCAAAGGCAAGATTGAAAACCTAGAAATATTTATTTTTGATGCCCAGGAATTTGTTTACAAGTATGACAATTCACTATTTGTAGATCTGTTTAGAGAATTTTTAGAAGAATTTAAAAAATAG